The Fibrobacter sp. UWB11 genome includes the window GCTTTTTTTGATGTGTCTCTCCCTGTTGGTGACAAGTCCTATAACGAGGATGACGATTGGAACTTCGATGTTGGTTTGCAATATTCCACGCAATTTAACGCATTGCTTAACTTCGGTTCTCAGCTTGGGTTCAATTTTGCGACTAAAGGCGAAAATGAAGAAGCTCCCATATCAATGAAAACAGCTGTAGAACTTGATTTTAAAATTATTCCAGAAGAATTTACTGCATACGTTGGCTTGGATTTTAATCTATTTCTGGGTAGATTTACAGATCATGGTTACCAATATTCCCATGATGGAGGGGGTGTCTATCTAGGGCCCTATGCCGGTGTTACCTATAACTTTGAACAACTGGACATGCTTTCTGTTGATGCCTCGCTGCGATTCGGTAAATGTATCAACATGCATGATTACCCCGATAACCTTCTAATCGTTAATTTGGCTTTTTTACTCGATTTTTAAATGCTTGTTTTTCATTCGCGCCATTGACTAATTATCCATGATACTGTGTTTGTGCTTTGTGACTTGACTCACAAACGAAGATATATTATAAGTGGGTTTAGTTAGGAAGAACACTGGTGTGTTCATGCTTGGTTTTGTGTAGCCACGCAGTTACGTGGTGTATCTCCTTGCGTGTATCAAATCAGTTTGGAGGACTTGTCCCATCGGGAAAAAGAGTTAGGAATGATACAACAGGAGAACAAGTATGAAAT containing:
- a CDS encoding transporter codes for the protein MFKKIVLAGTLATVSSFATWDLFPVRENHKGQVKIGASFSTYEFEDRDFGAFDVYAGLRSSIYPGWEIAFNVPYRVFTHEKGYDAEMDGVGNIGFSTRYQFIPFMNAFFDVSLPVGDKSYNEDDDWNFDVGLQYSTQFNALLNFGSQLGFNFATKGENEEAPISMKTAVELDFKIIPEEFTAYVGLDFNLFLGRFTDHGYQYSHDGGGVYLGPYAGVTYNFEQLDMLSVDASLRFGKCINMHDYPDNLLIVNLAFLLDF